TGGCTGCCATGCCATGCATTCTGCTCCCCGCATTTGCGTTCTTGGGATACCGATAGGACAGAGGTTTCCTCCATCTAgccgctcagatgctgtggtcactattggcagcggcatatgaggggttaaagtGCCGGCAGTGAAAGCTTGGTGCCtgctatataatacagacagcacCCATAAGCAGTGGGGCAGAGCCAGCTCCTGAGCCCGCACCATCACCACGATGAACTATTATGGCACAGAACATTAAGCGCCAGCGCTCTGTAACGTAATAATACGTCACACAGTGGGAATGGGTTAATGATAAGTATAAAATTCTATgcactgagcttcctctagtggtggcaaaTTGTGAAGAGAAGCGGTAGACAGCGCTGTGTGGGAGACGTTTATCAATGTATTGCGGCCAAGTggtgtattttctttttttcattaaaaaaatataccgtatatatatatatatatatatatatatatatatttttttttttaaatcatacgtTTGTTAGAAATGTCACTGGGAGGAGGGGCCCATGTTAACTTTTCCTATAGGGCCCTTActtactatgtattatactggTGTCTTGTTATGGGTCACATGAGGCATTTGGGACTCTTTATATCTTGAAAGGTCCATCATACAAATCTATCTATTCAACAACCCACCAGAGAGCAACCAGGGAAAAACGCAACTAATGCAAAACTGGTGCCGAACTACATGCCCCAGCTCACCCTGATGTAACTGCAGTAACTGCCATGCGGCCACGTTGGTTTTAGGTTTATTAACATATTTCACCACGAGGGGGCGCAATGCCTGATAAAATTATCTCATCTCAGTCAAGAGTTGACGATTGTGCCTcctaaccaatagatggcgcacgTCCTCCTAAGATCAATAGTAATTCATTTCTACTTGTCACAAGAGGCTCAAGTGAACTTCTGAATCTGTCCCCGTCGCCATTTTGTCGAGGTTATTTGCAGTCTCGAGAAGTTTCTGCGCTTATAATATGACGTATATTGTATGAGGCGTTAGGGGCACAGACCGGTTCATAACATGGAGCAGTATGAGGGGCCGGAGAAAGTGCTGGCTTATTTGCAGGAGGTGGAGAGGAAAGCCGAGGATGTGCTGGTGGACAGGCGGCAGGTAACCCTGGTGCAGCATGGACTGTGGCAGGAAATAGCACATGCTGTAGACAGGCTGAGAAGATGGACTGTTAGGAGAAACCTCCACTAATTGGGACTGTGGGGGGCAGCGCACACTATCAAATGTACATGTATGGAGGGGGGAAAGGTTATGCGTTTCTATAAACATAAGCTACAGCTGAAGTGCCTTCATCAACAGTGCtagcagagccccccccataaaaATACTGCCAGTAGAGTACACCCCTCCCTGGAAAACAATGCTACCAGCAGAGTGCCCTCGGAATACCAATACTGTTAGCAAAGTGCCCCGCTATATACCACTGCTGACAGCATAGTGTCACCCTAAATACCAAAACAGCCAGCAGGGTGCACCTTAAATACCAGCTGTGCCTGCTGAGTGCCAATTCTGCCAGCAGGGTGCCCCCGAGTGGTGTTACTGGCAGCAGAGTGCCCCCGAGTGGTGTTACTGGCAGCAGAGTGCCCCCGAGTGGTGTTACTGGCAGCAGAGTGCCCCCGAGTGGTGTTACTGGCAGCAGAGTGCCCCCGAGTGGTGTTACTGGCAGCAGAGTGCCCCCGAGTGGTGTTACTGGCAGCAGAGTGCCCCCGAGTGGTGTTACTGGCAGCAGAGTGCCCCCGAGTGGTGTTACTGGCAGCAGAGTGCCCCCGAGTGGTGTTACTGGCAGCAGAGTGCCCCCGAGTGGTGTTACTGGCAGCAGAGTGCCCCCGAGTGGTGTTACTGGCAGCAGAGTGCCCCCGAGTGGTGTTACTGGCAGCAGAGTGCCCCCGAGTGGTGTTACTGGCAGCAGAGTGCCCCCGAGTGGTGTTACTGGCAGCAGAGTGTCCCCGAGTGGTGTTACTGGCAGCAGAGTGCCCCCGAGTGGTGTTACTGGCAGCAGAGTGCCCCCGAGTAGTGATACTGGCAGCAGAGTGCTTCATAAACAATGTTGCTGCCAGCAGAGTGCCCCTATATAATTATACCGCTAGGGGTATTCTGttatattggtgggggtcctaccgctgggaccctgtATCCCAtggagccccctgaaatgaacggagaggCCTGTTGGGCATGCAtgcagccactccattcatttctataagagTACAGCGCTCAACTACctccggaattcccatagaaatgaatggagccatTACTTGCATGCCCAAATTGCCTCACCATTCATTTTCAGGGGGCTCCATGGGGTTCAGGTCCCCCGTTCTccaaatcggtgggggtcccagcagtaggacccccaccaatctaacagtcataccctatcttgtggataggtaATAAAACCTTTTTTAGCCAGTTGTCTGGCATAAATAAAGACGGAAATTTACGAGCTGGCGTAAGGAATGAAGAAGGATACTCTTAATtattcttaaccctttcatgaccggaCCCAAGaaggcctgaatgtccaggcaaccttttgtgattttgtgcacctggtggtttagtgaccatagctgtttttttatttttgcgatattattaaagtgtttttttttattatagctttttatttcttaaatattaaaactgacacaatttaattattgcaatgggttACCTATTTTGTGACGATAGTTTTCATATATAGCATGTATAGGTTTGAAAAAGCGGGGCGACTATGATGACGGTTTCTGTTAGCGACAgcatttttaatatttaaaaaaatatgtattttgtattttttattattttttttacttatatttttctttttttggggacaTAATCTGTCCCACAGaaggtcattaaaagacctctggagtTACAGTGGAAACAAACAGCCCCCTGAGGGGGAATGAcccacaggcagagctgatcagggtctccttagacTCTGCTCCTGCCCCAGACACCCCCAGCGGTCACGTTTCCGCCGGGACTAACAGAGGACGCGGCTCCGCCACCTCCTGCTGCCTCCCCCCTGCGCTTGTGCAGTGCTGTCCTGCTGGCGGCACAGGAGAAAACAGAAGCGGTAATAAaccgctcctgtcttctcctcagggtccctgCTGCATCCATCAGCTGGGACCCAaactgctcctgctagattgcaaGAGCTTTAATCCCAGCCAGCACGTGTATATACctgctagctgcacggggcatgtgcaaatagcacgtatatagccgtatggcagtcgggaaggggttaaggaatatcaagactggcatagaaAATGTTGATCTTGAGAAATAACCCCCTGGGTGTCTAGATCGGACATTGTACCCTATAGAGGCACAAAACCTAGGGTGAAACCTCCTGCTAAGGGCACCCACCCCGGTGTGAAAACCCCAGCAATCCATTCATTGATCTATGTCCCCTTGTCTGTGTTCTACTAACGGTTTATCACTGGTGACTGGGAGATGTTTTGGCGCAACAGGAACCCTTTGGAGGCAGTTCAGGGGGCTCATGGAGGTGGGTACAGGATGACAACTGTCTAATCTCTCATCATATTTCAGATTGTGGACCTCGACATTAAAAGGAATCAGAATAGGGAGGCCTTACGAGCGCTCGGCAGAGACCCCAGTCAATCAGGTGAGATTTGGTCTGCAAGTCCGATAATCCAGAATATCCGGGAAATGAATGCTAATCCAGCATGGGACTCATTTTATTGTAAGGCAGATTAGCATTATTTTCAGGCAATCGGCGCTGGGTTATAAAAATTTCCCTGGATAAATCCACAAGGGCTGTAGAAAATGCGAGATCATTAGGGTGCTGCTACTACATTACAAAGGTTATAAAATGTATTGTAACATGCAACGCGTTTCAAGGTCATTCCAATTTCTTCCTCAGGCATGAATCCATATGGTCTTGTCTTTTTGAGGTACCCCGTGCCTCATGGCTCATTGATGAATTGCCACTACTGTCCTCCTCTGCAGGTCGGTAATATCCCTCTTTTGTGTCCGCAGGTCCCGTGACCGTTTGCTTCGGTGACATGTTCATAAACCTTCCGATAGATAAAACCAAGGAGATGATTCATCGGGGTGAGTGTCATGGGCCTGGGGCAGTGAGGGTTAATAGTGGATGACTGGTTTGGGATGATAACACCAGCTTAATATCCCGTCTTACAGATCAGGAACAGTTGGAGGCAGAAATCCAAAACCTTCGCTCGCAGTTAAAAGTGAAGGTGAACCAGCTATATGAGGCGCAAGGTAAATGCTGGGGAGACATGATCTGTGTGTTCCGTGCCTCTCCTTGTCTGTAGATCACCAGTAAACCTCAGGTCGTTCGTGggaaccctccccccccctttcatTAGCGACATTTATGGGTTTCTTTTTTGTATCCGTAGGGCAGCCAGAGCTGAAGGGCTTTAGCCTGGCACCGCTGGATCCGGACGAAATCAAGGCGATCAATAAAGTTTTGAAAGGCTGAATGTAAAGAAAGAAGACCTTGTGTAAGTGACGCTCAGTGCAGCTGCTGAATTAGTTTTCGCATCGAAAATGTAGTTCAACCTGGTGCACAAATCAGTCCGCACCCGAAAACCGTTAGGAAGCCGTCAGATGTATTGGTATTTTAGGACCATGAAACGGCAGCCGTTATTTTTATAATTTACCCgactgttgcccatagcaaccattcgTCAACCTGGCCCCAGCCCCGTAAATACAATGCAGTTGTCAAGATGGCGGATATGGCTTGAGTTTATTGAGCGGTTGGCGGTTTCTTGCTGGCAGTTTTCATTAGTTGTCTCAGGTTCTTCTTTCTGTCGTTGATGCAGCCTGGGGGTGGAGAGGGGTAAATAATTCAATGCGGTGTCAGGGGAAGAGTGGGATGTGACCATGCATTTTAAGTACGGGCTGCCTCTCACCTAAGTGTGTGTTCGCCATAAAGGTTCCATTGCTGACGCTGTCTAGCTGTCCGTCATCCCGGGATACAGGGCAGTCATTCCACATGAGGTCAAAGCCCCCGACCCGCCTCTCCTTCCCTGTTAGCCTACAGAAAACACATTTCCCCGTTTGGCATGAACGAGGCGTAATTACTTTATATAAAAAGTTCTACTACGTTATGTGCCAAATCCTTCAGCATTTTCAGTATCTCTGCTTGCTATTACTGAATGGGAGCATTTTTGTTTAAAAGGTTTGTGCGGCCTGGTAAGGTATGTTCGTCCCCTTGAACATAAAAAAACCCTCCATTCCTGGCCACTTCCTGACCGCACAGGACCAGGAAGCGGCTTGGTGACTACGAacagctctgattggctgcatctGGCACAGGAACAAGCCAGTCCTGCGGGGACCAGAAGCATCTAGGAATGGAGCACCGTTGGGACTGCAGaaaggtatgttttttttatgtacaggGGAGGACCATAGGGTTTGTTTGCTTCAAGGCAAGACAACCCTTTTAGCACCCATAGGGCTGAAAAACAATCCTGTTCCAGTTCACACAGCTGGGGTTTTGTTACAAGGTAATGGCTCCCGCACGGAACCATATCCGTTTTTGCGGTCCCCAAACCGCGTATCCATAAATTACAGATAACGGCTGTGTGCACTGCGCACGGTTCTCAGccaccattgtagaaatgcccattcttgtccgcaaaaaggacatgttctataattttcagCACGGATGCAGACATCACAcgtatgacatccatgtgcatttctTGGggcttcatagaaatgaatgggtgcatGAGTCCTAACATTGTAGGTAATCTTCTGAGAGCTCGAAACGCTTCTCCCACCACCATACTGGATTCTAGGTTTTAACTTATCCTGATACATAGCAACAAAGTGCAGCTGTTTGAGCGGCTTATGGCCAGGATAGATTTTTAGCCTGTAAAATGTTTTTATTCatggacagcaagcagagatatttCCCCGTCACAGAATATTTTGTTTCCCTTGTTCACCATGTAATATGTCTTTTAACTGTGTGCACGTGTCTCACCTTCCTTCCATGTCCACCACGTGCAGGGTATCCTCCAAGAGTCGGCATTTCAGGTCATAATCTTCTTGACTGCTGGCGGTCAGAGAGGGAGAAGCGTTAACTTCCAGCAGCCACCTGTGAAAACAGCAAGACTATCAGAAGATGGTGGCAATTCTGAGCGCAGAACTGTACGAATTGTGTAACGATGACCGGTATCTGTGGTCGCTATTTCTGTGGTAACCGCAGAACCAATGTTTGTACAATGTTTCATCGATAGTAAATGTGTATTTTGTTTCTCATTACATGTGTTGTCTGACATTGTGACGGGTCCACTGTGGTCTCACTAGTGCAgccttaaaaaacaaacaaaccaaaatCTAGGGGATATGTCCTATGTACAAtgctacgccccccccccccttttttttttttaacatcatgACCACCATAAAGATTAACCCCTCTACGTAGAAGCAGCTGCTGCTCACGgtttcaggtcctcgtccagcagGATGTCGTATCCATACAGTTCAAAGCAGTGCTTGTCGTTGATGATGATTTTCTGGACGCTCTGCAGGCTCTTGATAAAGATATTGTCAATGTTCTGAAAGAGGGTCTCCACCGCCGAGGGGCCATGTTTGGCCGTCAGGTACTGCCGTAGCTGCTGTATCATCCATTTGCAGCCCTGAGAGGAATATGTGATGTGTCAATTATTACACAACTCTATTGTGAAACTATATGTCCCACCATACCAAAATAACTGGCAGCCAGCCATAATACTGCGAAATACTGAACTGCATTGCGCTGTTAGGGGTGTACAAAGTTACTCCAGAGTAAATGACTAGTGTCGAGTGAATCGAAGTATCTAAAGTGGGCTTCGACCCAAGTTTCAGTAAAAAATTCTATTTGTCACAAaggtgaatttcctcgcgctttgtggtaaataatacatttttcctgaaatggtagtggaaaaaacaaaaacaaacatacTCCCCTCATTCACTTGATCGCTGAGAGGCCATCGCGTCCATCTTGAGTGAAGAAAACGCGCTAAATCTTGTGCAACGCgagatttggtgcattttttttcaacTAAAATGGCTGCCACATCCTCTACGCAATCAAATGCATGAAGTATATaccttttaaaaacaaaaaaaaactgaagggcaTCAATGTGACTCTGAGTCCACAATCAGagttgaatgcggcatctgaggaggTTCCAAGCACAAAGGCTGTACATAGTACAGCAGTTCATCCCTATTGACTCCAGTAGAGCTGagttgcacctaggccatgtgactagggatgagcgaatcaactttggatgaaacatccaaagtcgattcgcataaaacttcggtcCAATACTGTACGAAGTTCggggaaaacaagatttttgtataacttaccagtaaaatctctttctcgctctttccttgggggacacagaagaccttgggtatagctcatctccataggaggcgtgacactaagtgaaaactgttaagcccctcctccacagctataccctcagcctggagagagagactgccagttgcgtgtccaagtagtgagaaaaggcaaagtccaacaaggaaccaactacccaacgggtaacaaaAAACTCGGAAACCGCGTagagaaaaacaatgaatgggtgggtgctgtgtcccccaaggaaagagcgagaaagagattttactggtaagttatacaaaaatctcgttttctcgcccagtttccttgggggacacagaagaccttgggacgttcaaaagcagtccaaaaggggagggaccacagtaggggtgggcgatatggcctaaaatctatattgcgatataattttaagcatgtgcgatatgcgatatatattgcgatatattgttttctatatttgggggggcgtgtttaaacttttttttactttttatttaataacgatTAGtctccttaaccgcctcacgtccgcccataggatataaacgtcctatgggtggacgtctatttctgacagcacgttttaaaacgtcctgtcagaaatagcagctgcacgctaatcgtgcagctgctgatcgggttgcccgctgtcagtgacagcagggcaacccagagataaggcagggacagtgcccaggtgtccctgccttcacgatcgctgcagacacagcgctcaccgagcgctgtgtctgcagagcaggaagcgctgtgcgcttcctgttccggcccggcggtcatgtgaccgccgggaccggagagtgcaggggctgtgtgaggtctctcagagacctcgatcagccctgctgtgaggctgtacagcgcaggattgctgctgtacagcctctataggggtgcatttccactgtaactggggctactatgtcagccccagttacaggagagatcaacagtgaaaaaaaaaaaaaagtgaagtaaatgtcccccagaggtcttgtatgaccttatgggggacgaaaagtgtaaaataaaataaaaataaaataaagtgttgaaaaaataaaataaaaaaaaggttcacatgtaaaaaaaaaaaaatcccaagtaaggaataaaaaaaaaaataaatagaaaaaataaaataaaatagacatatttagtattgccgcgtccgtaaaaaccagctctataaaaatatcacatgacctaacccttcgggtgaacaccgtaaaaaataaataaaaaaaacggtgtcaaaacaagcaatttttgtcaccttgcatcacaaaaggtgcaacaccaagtgatcaaaaacgcgtatgtcccacaaaatagtaccaataaaaccgtcacctcatcccgcaaaaaatgagcccctacataagaaaatctctcaaaaaataaaaaaactatagctctcagaacatggacacattaaaacataattttttggtttcaaaaatgctattattgtgtaaaactttaataaatgagaaaaagtatacatattaggtatcgccacgtctgtaacaatctgctctataaaaatgtcacttgactgaacccctcaggtgaacgctgtaaaaataaataaatagaaactgtgctaaaacaaccaattttttggtcaccttgcccaataaagtgttataatgaatgatcaaaaaatcatatgtacccaaaaatagtactaataaaactggcaccttatcccctagtttccaaaatggggtcacttcttgggagtttctactgtaagggtgcatcagggggcttcaaatgggacatggcatctaaaaaccatgtggagttcctttccttctgcgccctgccgtgtgcccatgtggggtgtttctgtaaaccgcagaatctgggtaataaatattgagttttgtttggctgttaaccatcgatgtgttaaagaaaaaaaattgattaaaatggaaaatctgccaaaaaagtgaaatttaaaaatttgatctccattttcctttaattcttgtggaacgcctaaagggttaacaaagtttgtaaaatcggttttgaataccttgaggggtgtagtttatacaatggggtcatttatgggggtatccactatgtaggccccac
This window of the Bufo bufo chromosome 6, aBufBuf1.1, whole genome shotgun sequence genome carries:
- the PDRG1 gene encoding p53 and DNA damage-regulated protein 1, which encodes MEQYEGPEKVLAYLQEVERKAEDVLVDRRQIVDLDIKRNQNREALRALGRDPSQSGPVTVCFGDMFINLPIDKTKEMIHRDQEQLEAEIQNLRSQLKVKVNQLYEAQGQPELKGFSLAPLDPDEIKAINKVLKG